A window from Argopecten irradians isolate NY chromosome 3, Ai_NY, whole genome shotgun sequence encodes these proteins:
- the LOC138317274 gene encoding calmodulin-like: protein MAEQLTEEQIAEFKEAFSLFDKDGDGTITTKELGTVMRSLGQNPTEAELQDMINEVDADGNGTIDFPEFLTMMARKMKDTDSEDEIREAFRVFDKDGNGFISAAELRHVMTNLGEKLTDEEVDEMIREADIDGDGQVNYDEFVKMMTADGF from the exons ATG GCAGAGCAACTTACAGAAGAACAAATTGCAG AATTCAAGGAGGCATTCAGTCTATTCGACAAAGATGGCGACGGTACCATAACAACCAAAGAGTTGGGGACAGTGATGAGGTCACTAGGTCAGAACCCGACGGAAGCTGAGTTACAGGACATGATTAACGAGGTGGACGCTGATG GAAACGGCACAATAGATTTCCCAGAATTCCTCACAATGATGGCGCGGAAAATGAAGGATACAGACAGTGAAGACGAAATCCGCGAGGCATTCCGAGTATTTGATAAAGACGGTAACGGCTTTATCAGTGCAGCTGAATTACGACATGTGATGACAAATTTAGGAGAAAAACTAACAGACGAAGAAGTTGATGAAATGATCCGAGAGGCTGACATCGATGGTGATGGACAAGTTAATTATGATG AATTTGTAAAGATGATGACG GCGGATGGATTTTGA